In Lytechinus pictus isolate F3 Inbred chromosome 13, Lp3.0, whole genome shotgun sequence, the DNA window AGGGTTTTTGTGATGTCatcactttggtactctataTATATTCTTCTCTTAGTGTGATTTACCACATGAAAGAGAATTAGTTGACAGATTCAGTCCCGTGAAACCGTTTGGAagatatacaatgtaattcAGTTTTAATCAACATGATCAGGTCATAATTTTACATACATGGTGCTATTCATTCATGAATGTTGACATATCCATACCTCAAAGGTACATAGTACAAACACTATTTTGGTTAATGATGATTTAACAGCCAAAACTTGAGATAAGCATCAGGATGCAAGGAGCAATTCACAACGACCATCGGAATTGATGCTAAGAATACAGTTGTCAGTACTACAATGTTCATGTAATTAATATGTATAAAGCACCAGGCCAACAGAATAGTATACAATCACAGAGCCAGTttgctttctatttttttcaatactgATAGGATAAGAAATAAACTAGTGGAcaccatttcatgaaagttgacAACACTGATTACATTGTCAGCtatgacaatttcagtgaagtTCTTGGTTCCCATTGGCCAAGAATTGCTTGTAAGTGTTTACTATGGTAACTATTGGAGAATGACacattgtcagtgctgacaagcttcatgaaacagaGCCAGGGTAACAGATTACCAAGAAAAATTTAAGTGTTGCTTTACACAGGGGGGcttgatataaatcattactgataaaatcttgtacatgtatctaaaaCAAATTGCCATCTTATGACAGTGATAGTAGTTGAAATACAAGGATACTGTCacccttttaaaaatatttgtatgacTAGTAACATAATATTGCAGCAGGGTTAGATGGTCATGCTATGCAGTTTCGAAATCTGTGTAAACTGGACTGGGTAGAGTTAAAAGCAAGATAAAGGGGTTGTATTGACGCATTTTCCCATCATTAATCAATATAATATGAGCCTTTATGAGGCAAACGGAAATGAGTAAATTAACATAATATTTGAACTTTCCATTTTAGGCAAATCCAAGACTGCAACATATCAAAATACAAAGACAAATACTTGTAGAAAAGCAACACCATCATCCAACCAATAAATCATCTTCATATTTACACCATACATCATACATGCATCGAATAGGAGTCAACACTGGCTGTGGTCACATGTTATAATTAGATATTGTTCTAAATCTCCATCACTTTTCCTCATTCAGAACTCCTATTATATCGCCTTCCCTGAAGATGAAATATTCctgtaaaagaaagaaagaaagaatgaaaatatattatcattaataacataaaaacattGCAGTCAATGAAAAAGGGGACCTTCTGAGGATGTTTTATGTCATTCATAATGCTACGATCGGTTGCAAATACATGTGCATGCACGGTTGATGACTGATAAACTAAATAAAAGTTACATTTCAAAAGTTATCTTTATCCACCACTACGTGAAccacaaaataaaatcatgacatGTGGAAAACATTTATTCCAAATGTTTCAGTACTTTACCTTCTCTTCAAATGAAACCTTGGTTCCTCCAAATTCTGGAAGTAGAACTTTATCACCAACATCTACAGCGACCTTGTGCACAGTACCCGACTGTGttggatgagaaaaaaaaaggccaaCAGAAGTAATTAAAAATGAGATAAATGTATGCCTCTGTTTGGTTGACAAGTTGCAATTGATATTTGGAGTTGAATGCGATTTTAACACTTTCTGCTACAGGCCCGTGGTCTGGTAAGATGTaagaaataatcatatcttgAAGAAAAGACTAGGCTACTGATAAAATGCCTTGTTCATTTTGCTAATATTGCTGAATGATTTTTCTATCGGAATCAATTGGCAAAGAATACAGAATATTTGCCTGAGCAGTCATACTACGCAATGCAAGGTAATGGTACGATCACTCAGTGGTCTTTTGTTTGATTCTGTTGGATTTCCTACcacaaatttatttgaaaatgacaATAGTAGACACTAGTGGTCATGTTCACGTTATTAACAGCGAActtcaacataaaaaaaaatgttgtgattCCTACTGAAGCATAAAGTAAAGCAATGTACAGCTTTATAAATGAAACaacacccttttccctttcctgcTGAATACTCACTGAATCTCTAGACCCTGCTCCTACTGCTACAACGGTAGCTTGATTGACCTTCTGCTGAGCCTTCTCTGGGATCATGATACCTCCTTTGGTCTTGGTCTCGGGGACAAGTCGTTCCACAAGGATCCGGTCAAACAGTGGTCTGAATCTCCTGAAAACAGCCTGAGAATataagatttaaaaacaaaataaaaatctcaggaaaaaaaaaaacattttgagagAAATAACTGATGTACTACACTGGTCAAGAATGTGTTGTAGTGACAAGCACTTTTATATAGTTTATCTATCTGCTATCCATATGGTTACATACGTATTCCCTTTTGGCGAGCCACATAACTCCTGGCTCTAGTCACAGCTCATGGTTCCCTATATAAGCCGAGTCATTCCTGTAGGTTAAGTAGTTGTTTGAGTTTGCTTCTAATGAATCCATAGCTGAAAGGGTGTATCACCTGGCCTGTGAACGTGACATACCCCGGCAGTATACATACTCCAGCTAGGACCCGACAGAGCGCTCTGCAACGGTACGCTTCGCATCAAACATCTTGTGCTTCTGTAGTTAATCTTCAACCAGGCCACCGAAGTACTTTCAGTGATCCATTATTAAGGTTAGCTCAGTAGTTCATGGTATAGTAGATATTATAAGTTAGGCCAGGCTACAACAATGTTTTTCTCCTGTACCATGGCAGTGGAGGTCAAGGAAAAGGGCTTATGGAAAGTGGGCATTGATCGACATAGGTAAAAGGCAAGAAgagcaataaaaaaaaggtagaaaaatagcaaaaataaaataaaggtgGGGATAAAAAGTATGAATGGGAAAACAAGTGATAAAATGTTGAGTTGCTCTATATTCTTCTTGAACTTCTCCCCCACTTCCTCACGCTCCCCTTCCAATTGATTTgttcttcttccctttctctttcccctCCTCAATTTTAATTCCATGCATGCATGaattcctcctcctcttctcttAGCTTTCCTCCTCTGAGTTTGATTCTCTTTTTATTAGAACTTTTCATTGTTTTACTCCAGAAGTTAAGCCTGTGTAAGGCCTTCTCCTCATTCAGACTCCTGCATTCTCAACCCCAGTTCCGAGTTCAAACTCAGCTCAGTCATTGAATATTGATCAACATCTGCTCACTTTTTGAAAGCCTAAGACTAAGTACCCCTCCGTCTCTGATCcccctctattttttttttaatgatagtGATAACTGATAGTGATACATTGTCATTGGATCAGGATGTCCtaccaatcatcatcatcaccatcatgaccaCCGGTAGTGGCGTGCACTACAAACTAAAGTACTACCAGACATTGCTGCTACACTCAATCAAACGGAATTAACGCAGTACCACTATCAAAGACAAAGTTCAAACAAGAATATTAACAATAACACGTTAATGCGCACAGCACACACAGAATTTAATGCCAGGGACTGCATGATCAAGCCAAGTCGAATTTCACATGATCTAGAACAACTAATATTTGAATGTATCAATATATTGTACATCTGAACGAAACATTCATATCGTATAAATTTTCTTaccattttatttgaggtttatTTCCCTAAGATACGTTTAATTTTGACTATCCGGCAGTCTCGATCTCGACCCTTGTTGCACAGCACAGGTCCGCTCGGCTAATCACACGTGTTTAGCAAAAACAATGCTGCCGCGCGCGTACGCGTACGCATTGAcgacccctccccctttcttaAAAACCTCTCTAAAATTCCCCTTTCATAAATAAACTCATCTCATACATCGTCTATGAGACAGAGAAAAGGGACAATAATAATCGTCGTTCACATTTAATACACACAAATGGATTAATTTATCTACTTTGCAAGAACATAAAACATTGCATCACATCAGGGTCAGCGGCAGGGTCCCCGAACGTTCTAGAAACTTGATGATCGATCTCCTTTAGACTTTCTTGACAGCCGTTTGAAGTCAAGATAGTGTCGAGGGGCGTCAATGGGGGCATGGAATCCCGGCATGGAATATATGAATACAATCGAAATCATACAACTAAATATAGAATGgcataaacataaaataatagaCGTAGTGTATAAAAGAAAActgttcgaaaaaaaaaaatgaatagtcCTTGCATCATTCCTTATAGGTCCGTTGAGTTATCAGTATGTGGCCGTCTAATTTAAACTCCTGAGGGAAATTTCCTTTATTATGTGTCCCGTTTGTGCCCTGCATGTCACAGGCGTGTAGATGGCTTGGGAGCATTACACGGCCAAAAGGAATCGatcaatacatataaaaaaattataatcatagACATAAGATAAAGAGGCcgctaaaaaaacaaaaaactgacaatttgaaattttaaactgattttgttttaaactgCATGAGACACCTGCATGCATGTTAATTGCCCCGGCTCAATTATTGTCTTTGCTCATTACCGGCTCATTATATACACTATATATACTTATGCATGTATGATTAGCGCAGTTtgatttcaattggttttaactggaatataacaatttccagttgaaaccatgcaattgaaaccagttgggcaactggaaatcctaactggaacccgttggtcaactggaaccagttgggtaactggaaatgacttccaactggaaatgatttctaactggaaccagttgggttactggaaatcctaactggaacaaaccagttgggtaactggaaatcccaactggatccagttgggtaactggagatgacttctaattggtttccaatggaaattttccagttacccaactggttccaattgaaacgagttaatttgcatattatctgccagtgtgcacagatgaatgttttatgtgattcatcatcatttacaatgtacctatttaattcttttccatttcaggtaccatacttgtttcagataagtgtttagaatgcttagcagtgaaaaccatgttaaTAAATGttttagattataattaaaacagattataaggtcataagtacaccactaactggttaccaaattaaatcaaatacaaatacatatatttgaagatctttcatataaatatatatatatgaaagtctattttatcaataatgaacgccctttacattggtattaatagacatataacattgcttctttgttggcatgagcaatagttaaTGCAAATTCTAATTCATTTGTATCTATAGAAAGTCAacaggggcctaagctttcgatcctagcagaatcttcgtcggaggcaaaatttgtaactaattaaattcattccaactggaagttccaatcggatccagttggaaaccaattagtttcaactggttctggttgaaaccagttgccttcAATTGGTTCCAACTGGAACCCCTGATTGAAACCAGTTGcttccaattggattcaattggttttaatagggaaattggaaccaattgaaaccagttgcctaattggtttcaactcaaccaattgaaacccattgccaactggttccagttgcccaattggttttaactggaaccaattggcaactggtttcattTGGAatcagttgttccaatttccctattgaaaccagttggccaactggtttcaattcgttttgctctaattggtttcaactggattttggtcctgggtggGGTGACTTAATTTGTGCTAGCTCTGCATGAATTCACCCTCACTCAAGTTCCACTTCTATGATAGGAAAGGGCGATATaatttataggcctatgttgaatatatcaaaatctatttttttttttgagcaaaAGTCCTATATCCCAGATAGTCCGCTTACAATTAACTTTTAAATGGAAATAACAcagaattttaatgaaaaattgaGATGTCAAGGGCAAGGCCCTACGTAGTGGGCGTGCTGGGGTTATCGCACCCGACCAAAGTGGGCGCAACTGAGTGGCGAGTCTATAAACAAAACACTTTTTTCCTCCTGCTtgtcaaatcatatttttctaatCGAAAGCACCTCTAgtgaaaacctttatttttttagtctcatttatttatttgtttttattcatttatttatttatttattcatttattcatttattcattcatttatttattcatttatttatttatttatttattcattcattcattcatttcttcattcaatttttttctgatcaaATTCACCTTCATCAAGTTCTGGAGTGAAACTTATTTTTACAAATGTTCATTTGCTTGACTGTCAAAATTTTACAAGCCAGCACcccatcttaaaaaaaatccaggcCCCTGTGGCATGTCTGGCACTaaagcttaaaggtcaagtccatctaAGAAACgttttgattttaatcaaacaagcattatagGCCTAatacgctgaaaatttcatcaaaatcggataacttAATAacagtttcgcttatttttcacaaaacagctataTCAAGGAGTTATacagtgatatctccttggtataTGCAcaatcagtgatatgcaaattagagagtcgGTGATGTCTATTCTCACTATTTcgtttgttttgtattgtttgaataatacagtatttccatttttaccgATTTATATTACTGAACCAAAAAACATAATAACAATATGGTATACCACATGAGCCTCGCGGGGATATAGGCCTAACTTTTTTTCGCAGGACAATGAGgctaaaattagaatatttcatataataaaatacaaataaatagtgagtgggtgatatatgtcatcagtcccctcatttgcgtACCGACCAGGAATGTGAATATTGTTTGTGAAACTTAAACGAAACTTATAAATGTCATttctatttcttattttacatccaaatttgatgaaattttcagtgttatgcttgtaggggttttctccttttattcaaatcaactttttgttggggtggactaaTTGTCCTTTGAAAAAATGCCGCATGGGAGCATTTCCCCGGGCACATTTCCAGTCACTTAAATAGTCTCCCAGCACatactcatatttgacacttatAATTCAACCAACCATGTCTAGAATAAAGACTAGATGCCAAACTCTAATCTTTGTCTAATGTTGCACAAATTTATGAGTTAAATTATAAAGAGAAACTAAAAAGAATGGAGCAAACTTTAAACTGCTGGCGAACTAGAAACCTTTCTCTAATTGGTAGAATCTGTGTTGTCAAAACTCTTATTTTGCCACAGTTAATCTATcttttttctgttctttctgTTAAATTACCCAGAgccttttttaaagaattaaataaattattttttaaatttatttggaaTGGAGGCAAGGATAGAGTTCAACGTAAGATAATGTGTAATGATTATACTCAGGCTGGACTAAAAATGATTGaccctttttcttttgcatGTGCTCAAAAAATGGTCTGGGTAAAACACCTATTGGATGAGAATTTTGATGCTCCATGGAAAAAGATTGAAGTAGCCTTTTTAGAAAAAATTAATcatgatattcaaattttgtggaAATCTCATGCTCCTGAGAGCATTTTAAACAGTCTTGGTAATATACAATTAGCTGAAGCATTGAGAATGTGGTATTCATTTAGGGAGGAAGCTGCTGTCGAATGTTATGGTAAACATTTTTCAGATTTGAGTGGTTGTCAACTCCTGTGGTATAACAAATTGATTCGTTCAAAATCTAAACAGTATCTTAATTATCCAATGTGGCATGAGAGAAATGTATTAATGTTATCTGACTTATTTAATCCTCCTCTTTTAGGTCACAAACTCTTTGAAGAGCTTGTGTTAGATTTTGGAATCCCCCAAACAGACAGAaggaaatataattattttacttaAGTGCATCCCTGAAGAATGGTTGGTGAGTTTTGACCCTGATATTATTGGTGTTCATGAAACAATTGTACATAAATTGTTGAGTTATAAAAAAGTCCCTagacattcatacattttatttagGGGATCACACACACCTGACAAAAGATACTCTTATTGGGATGAACGTTTACCAATACCAGTATCTATCGATTGGGAAAAGGTAcactacacaatttttttttgtaccattGATACTAAATTAAGATCTTTCTATTTTAAGATTTTTCATAAAGCCATagcattaaatgattttttgtatAAGATTAAATCTAAGGATTCACCCAATTGTGTTTTCTGTGATAAAAGTGAGGAAACAATTATCCACCTGTTTTGCGAATGTGAAAGGGTAATTCCTATTTGGCAATCCCTTTTAACGAAAATTTCCCAAAATAATGTTCAAATAAATGGttctaattttgaaaaaatgttcgGACTCTCAACTGATAAGTTCATTTCAtacctttttttacttttgaagtattatattcatacatgtaaatttaagAATAATCCTCCAAGTTTTGCtcattttaaaacatttgttaaaaaacaacaagactTGGAATATTTGatagctaagaaaaaaaataagttgccCGCTCACTTTAAGAAGTGGCGATTCACCTTAtaatttggttttaaaaaatgtcagTATAGGTTACATGATAACTAACactgtatattttgtataacaggtttagtgtcccatttttttatataatactgCACTGTATTGGTTATAATTATGGTTGTAGACATCAGATCCcattttttcatgcaacttgTATCTCAGTCACCTTGATATACTTATTCGTTTAAAAACCTCCATAATTATGTCGTCTTGGATAACCAGTTGTGCTTTTTAATCCTATGAATAGTTGTTTGGAAACCACTTCATATAATCAtagcttgtatattttgttttgtctacTTTATTTACCAAATCACCTATCTTTGTTTAGATAACACTGATATTAAGTCATCGCATtgccacattcctttttttttggggggggggggtgggggaggataagtgggtaggtttttttttttttttaaattattattatggttgttattttttgtgtaactaaattgtgtttatgtgatttgcaatcacctattaatcatttgtaaattttgtgatttatttcaatttgtataataaaaacagaattattaaaaaaaaaagtctcactacttcagactctgcattaagCACTAATTGCGCAAACTAATTCTGTACCTGCAGACTATACCTTTTATAGGCATGTCTTTGAATGAATTTAGATAAATGACTAAACAGAGTCTAACATCCCATCGGTTGTGTTCTAATCGATTACATATGACGGTAGAATTCAAGGGTAGCCCTGTAACCTGTAtgaatataaaattatgaaaaacttCTTGATTTTAAAGCCATAAATTGCTCCCACTGTCCCATCATTGAATATTGtagatatcaataaaaataaaaaagccaTAACATCATTTCAAAGCAATCAATTCTACGTTTAATTTACCCAATGAGATGTGTATTTATTTGGTTATGTGGGTGCAGGGCACTCGAAAATGTTTAAATGCCCTTGATTATGCAATATTCGTGCGTGCGAGGCTTTGATGCAGCACGTGCGAACATTCGAGATTACACGTGCGCGTGCAACCAACGTGAGCTGGTTTACCGGCATTTGTCACTGATCTCAGCCGTAACTCCCCCGAAGACCTGCCCTGGACAAACTGGTGGTGTAACTTAACAAAATCTCATCTTCTATTTACATAAGGCGTAAGTaagattttatttattaatgtagcTTTGTTCTTTGAACGCATAGGCACATTTTAGAAGTCAAATTAGAAGTGAAGTGTGCCCCCAACAAcattctttttaagttttgtttttaatttctgcCGAATTCTGGATGTCTGAACTAACGTTAGTCTGACTCTGATTCTGAATCTGAATGCtctgtctttcttttctatTAATGTTAGCATGGTTAGTACTTATTCCACATTTCTTTTCACAATTTAAATGTCATTTCAACACAAGTTCGATCTTGCAATCTTCTGTTTCTTTCAGtttcaaccaatattattagtACATATTGTCGATTGTTATCATAGTACAAGTACAAGCATGACTGATGACAAGCATGACAAGGACAACTACAACTTACAAGTACAACTACAAGACAGACAGTTTTTGTTGACCAAAACTAGTAacaagcttcggtctctgtaatacTAAAAGGCTTAGGCTAattgttgataaaataatttactttcccTACGCAAATTCCGATTTTACttatatcaggggccgcggaagcgggggggctggaccggcttcagccccccccccccacttttttccaaaaccgtgtacaaaaacgtaaaaatgaccatatgattgtgattttttgcgcggtcagcccccccactttgaaaaccgttccgcggcccctgcttatATAACTACAGTATCAATTTCTATATAGAAATCGGTAAGTAATGATAATTTACTTACCAAACGGACTTCTTTCTGCTCCAAAcatagtccagattggaccttggtGTTTGGAAGTTctctttcccaaagctaacatagagggcacatgaGCCACTGATCTTCTCTGAGTCTGAGCAATGAATCAGCGCCATCTTCCCTGAGGAGGGAAGATGAGTCCGTGGATTGGTGCTGATTAGAGAGTGGGAGTCATGTCATGTGCCCTCTATGCTATGTTAGCTTTAGGAAAAGAACTTCCAAACACCAAGGTCCAATCTGAACTACTCCGAACATCGGATGTCTTCGCTTAGCTGCGAGCGACTTTGTTCTGAAAACGAGTGCACGCACGTCAACAGCACGCATTTCCAATACAATCGGCCGATATGTCCGATGTTTGGGACCACCCCTTTATCCACCACTGTTGCTTAGGCATGCCTCAGCAAACTAAAAACTGAAGCCAGGCAGTGCTTGGTCAACTTTAGTTTATTTTAGTTGGttcaaaattttcacaaaacaacgAGCTTATAAATGAACAAGGTAACATTCTCACTGTCTTCCTTTCCTACAGCACTCAAGCTTCCATCATGTACAGACTATCCAGCGTCCTCCGACCTTTGACCTCCCGGGCCCTGACCCCATCAGTAAACAGAGTCGTGTGCCCACATCTTGCCAGAAGCTATGCCAAGGATATCAAGTTTGGTGCAGAGGCTAGGGGTATGATGCTTCAGGGCGTTGACCTCCTTGCAGATGCTGTAGCAGTCACAATGGGCCCCAAAGTGAGTTGATGGTCAATAGGGGGCAGGGGTTTCTTAGTTTGGTGGGAATTTGCCAGCATTTAAATTTAACTTCAAATTGAAGAGACAGCaatgaagaaattttttttcttgtacagtttgttatacatgtatgtacagtgctGTGGGAGATCTATTGTGCATCTCCGGGCTTTTTGAGCCATACAAAACAATCCTTTGGTTTGTTTGTCACTTATCAGCCTGTTCTTGCTTGCCataaaaagatgattttttgttgTAGCAGATAGGTTTAATCAATCAAACAGCCAACTGATTCCTGCTGTAAGTCAAATAACCTTCTAAGACAAAGCAATTTTTCAGGATCAGATGATGAGATCAGATAACTGATAATCTTTTCTTTCTGTGCTTAATTGTCCTCCATCTCTatacaaaaatt includes these proteins:
- the LOC129274670 gene encoding 10 kDa heat shock protein, mitochondrial-like, translating into MAVFRRFRPLFDRILVERLVPETKTKGGIMIPEKAQQKVNQATVVAVGAGSRDSSGTVHKVAVDVGDKVLLPEFGGTKVSFEEKEYFIFREGDIIGVLNEEK